The Tribolium castaneum strain GA2 chromosome 3, icTriCast1.1, whole genome shotgun sequence sequence TGCCACGTCTAATCCGATCTCGCTCGTAAAATTATGCAACGCTAATAATACAGGAACAGCGAACTCTCCCATAAGCGGACGTGTTTTTGTCCGGTTAATGGAGGTctccttaaaaaaaaatatttaagagaTAAAATAGTAGCTAGTAGCATGATGctattataaaataacaatatttttcaactatatctcttttttttttaatttgctacAACAGTACTGCCACTTTCGCCAGAAACgtacgtaaaaaattattacattatatCATTATATtacgaaaaattcaatttctttcATAACAGATGCGCAAGTGGCATGCTGTCCGCTTATAGGAGATATTGTGTTTCCAATTGCGTTATGGGAGACACAATACCATTTAAAATAGGTAAAGCTCAAAACGGTACCAACACATATGTCCGTTTGTCAGAGGGGCTGTCCCTTAAGAGAGATTACACGGCATACAATTACTCAAATCATGGCATTATTctgaaaaaatcgtttttgaaGCAGTTGGCACCACTcgcaaatttggtaattttcggCCATATGCAGTTGCCATGGTTTTTTAGCGTCAAAATTGACGTTTTTGGGACTGCCAACGTGAGAATTTGACGTTTATTTGACAGTAGTGAATGTCCGAACCGGCTAATTAAGCAACACTAATTCGCGTAGGGCAAGGGGGCGCGGGGCGCATCCTTGTAGCACATGGTAGACTAGAGACCTCCGCAGAGCGGCTGTGCACGGCAGGGAAACTCGGCACGGCAACGCTCAATTCTATGTTTCCGTTGGAACAACGGCCGGCCGGGCTGTTGTTCCAACAGAACGGCTTTCATCTAGAGGCAACTGACTTTTTTGCGATGACAGATGTCATTAATGTGACATTAGTGACGTATCGTACACCACCAATGCAAACAGAAAATTGTCATAACTGAATGATCTATTATCTACGGTCGTGTTTTTTACGATAATTGATAATAAGGAGTTTTCGATGATTGGTAGTAGTGACAGGTTAATTAAGCTGacctaaacaaatttaatgccATTCCAATTAGcgataatgcaaatttaatttcttaaagAATGGAATTTGTGAAGCGGAATAAATGGCGAGATGGTCGGTCAACGGAGCGATGCAACAACGGTCGTCGAAACCTGAAACGGAATTAATTACCCGGTGTATAATGTGTTGCATAACTCGCAGTTGtgctaattataatttttaattcgttttaatTCGCAGCGAAATTAGTCGTTTCATCGACCCACACAGCCTTGTCGTAATTTAAATATCCAGTAGCGCAGGCATTATGTGTGCACGTGTAAAGCTCACGACAGGATGTAACACAACGTTACGATACCAAATTGAGCGACAAAGCTTTCGTGTGCCTCGTATATTCCGAAATGATCCCCGTTGTTGAAcgctgatttattttattgtcatCGATTTTATGCAACCAGCTAAACGCCAACGCGGGGATCCCCGAAAAGCGCATCAAACATTGTGGTTGCGTTAAAACCACTTTCATGTTTATAATGAATCCGATTATAGCACTGGCTGTAATAAGTGATTTGTTTGATTTCAAAGCCTAGTTAAATTtggcatttatttttaatgttacgAAAGTTGGACAAAAACTGTGGTGAAAGTTTCCACATTTGTGGAAGgttttattgctttaaacTCGTAATTAAGATGAaactaattataataaataacggTGATTTAGAACGAACAACCAACGTCATAAAATCGAAGAATAGCTTTTCGTTTCGTCGCATCACAAAGCGATAAAATCTCGACTAGCCATTAGTATTTTAATGCAGTAGTCGATCGAGTCTTGAACCAGTTTGTATCGAAAACAATTTAACATAATCATAAACCTCGTACCGGTAATAAAGATATCTCTAAACGCCGTACAAGGAAATGGTAATTACTTTGATTTGAGAGAAAACAAGTGGATAATTGCGCGCAACCTTCGCGCTAATCTCCCGTTTTTATAACACACTAACCGCTAAATAACGACGCCCCAAAGGCACcaaaaattactcaatttCACGCTTTAATCacgttttaatttcaaaaatactcGAGCGACTTGCGACTCCTTAGCAAAAGGGTGGCGCTGAAAATGAGCAAGTTTTGCAGAAACACGCTCCAGCCGGGCCACTTGTTCAGCTCTGCTTTATCCAAAAGGTAGTTGTTTATGAGAATGTACGAGGCCCCGATTAGGGCGCCGAAAGCGATCATAAACCCGATGAAAAGGCAGGTCCGCGACATGAGAATGCCGCACTTCGTCGTGTAGTGCAGCTGGGGCTCCAGGATGAGGCTTGTGGGGATAATGTTGATGAGGACGAGGGCCATGCTGGAGAAAAGCGCGGGGAAAAACTCCTGGTAGCAGAGCAGGTTGTCGGACAGGAGCCCGATCAGCAGCCACCACGCGCTGAAGAAGGCGAGGCCAGCGAGGCAGGACAGGAGGGCGTTGAATTTCAAGGGGGACACCTCGCCAAGGCAGGGCACCACCAGGGTTTGGTACATTGTGCCCCAAATTGGGATTTTGTCACACTTGTCTCAAGTTTGAATTTTCGGAGCGACAGTGCTGCCACGCCACTAACTAGAACACCAAAAGATTGTcactaaatattttaaatccgTATTAAATGACTAAAGTCATGTTAAATGTGTCCCAAGacagtttttgtttgttgtgtaattaattttagtggAATTTCGAGTAATTACAAAGGCGGGATTCTAATCAAGTGTGTGTGGCATGGTGGCAGCCCTGAGTCTAAAGACGCTTGctttttatgacaaaaaagTTAACATGGTGTTTgtgtttagttttaaaaagtgtttaaaatcGGGAAAAGTCTAATG is a genomic window containing:
- the LOC662345 gene encoding transmembrane protein 50B, encoding MYQTLVVPCLGEVSPLKFNALLSCLAGLAFFSAWWLLIGLLSDNLLCYQEFFPALFSSMALVLINIIPTSLILEPQLHYTTKCGILMSRTCLFIGFMIAFGALIGASYILINNYLLDKAELNKWPGWSVFLQNLLIFSATLLLRSRKSLEYF